ATCGATATGGTTTAAATCGATATTTTGACTCTTCATTAAAGTCATTAAACCGATTCTTTCACTATGTGCCATAATCTTTAAGCCTTGTTGAACAATGCTACGATTTTCATCCTCTAAGCGGACCAGATCAGCGATTGTTCCAATCGCACAGACATCCAAATATTCGACTGGTAAGCTACCGGTTATCGCTTGGGCTAACTTAAAGGCGACTCCAGCACCACATAAATCATCAAAAGGATAATTTCCCTCAGGATGTCTGGGATGAACAATGGCATAGGCATCAGGTAAAGTGTTTCCAATTTCATGGTGGTCAGTGATAATTACATTAACACCAGCCTCTTCGGCATATTTCACTGCCTCATGACCGGCGACACCGTTATCACAGGTTAGAATTAATTGAACCCCTTGCTTAATGTAGTAGGCATAAACTTCCTTATTAGGACCGTAGCCATCCACAAAGCGATCTGGTAGGTAATACGTTACGTTAGCCCCTATGGATTCTAAAAGTTCATAGAGAATCGTGGTTGCTGTAATTCCATCGGCATCATAGTCACCATAGATTAATATGAGCTCATTATTTCTAACGGCTTCTTGCAAACGATCAATGGCCTTTTGCATATCATGAAGCAGAAAAGGATCGTGAAAATGAGGCTTTTCACTCAAAAAATCATTAATTTCTTGAATGTTTTGTTTCCCCCTCTGAAAAAGTAAATCGACCAGGAGTGGCGATAACTGAGTTTCCTTAACCACTTGCTCTTTTTCTAGGTCAGATTGATCAAAACTTGGCTTTAATTGCCACTCATAATTTGCCTTTAGCATAACTAACCCCTTTCTTTAGCATCTTGATGACACTTACCCTTAACGTGATTTTATCCGAGACATGGTCCAATGAATCAAACGGTAGCCTAAGGGAACCGAAAGCGACAAGACCTTGTTTATGCAGGCATAGTAATTAGGAACAACAACTTCCATCTTGTTTCTTTTTATTCCCTGGCAAATCGCTTGGGCAACTTCTCCTGCTTCAACTGTGAATGCATCGACTGCCTGAATAAATTGTCCACTCGGATCTGCCTGGTCAAAAAAAGCGGTCTTTACTGGGCCAGGTAAAACAGTCATTACTTGAATGGGTGTTGACCATAGCTCTTGTCTTAAGCCATTAGCAAAAGCCAACAAACCAGCCTTAGATGCAGCATAGCTAGCATTGCCAGCGGTTTGAATGCGCGCGGCAATTGATGCTAAAATCACCAAATAGGTCTTACTTAAGCCTTGATCAAGCATGGCAATGGCGATGCGTTGGCAAAGATAGATGGCACTTAGCAAATTGGTATTGATCTGTTCCAAGGTATGGGCATCACTTTGCCGAATAACCCGTTCAAAATAGCCTAAGCCAGCACTATGGACGACAATCCTTATGGAATAACGCTCAAAAGCATAGTGGACTAGACGATCAATTGTCTCTAAATCATTTAAGTCAGCTGGAAAAATATCTACAGCTCTTGCGCCAGCCTCTAAGCATAGCTGCTTACTTTCTTCCAAGCGTTCCTGGTGCCTAGCGGTTAGTAAGAGTGAGTAGCCTGCCTTAGCCAAAGCAATTGCAGTAGCGCGACCAATACCACTAGAAGCTCCAGTAATCAAGGCCCACTGTCCTTGCCTGTCCTTATCATTTAATGGCATAGCTATCAAAATCCTTCACCACTTTGCTAGCAGGAAATATTTTTTCGGCACCTTTTTGCAACTCTTTAGCCATTGCCCCGACATAACGTGCCGAAATATGGGTTAGGTAGAGCTGCTTAGCTCCGGCTTTCTTAGCCACCATGGCAGCCTGACTAGCAGTCGAATGATAATAATCATGGGCCATTTTCTCTTCACCAGCCTCAAAAGTCGCTTCGTGGACCAAAACATCAGCGTTTTGAGCTAAATCAATCCCAGCCTGGCAATAGCGGGTATCCCCATAGATGCTGACAATTTTTCCGCGCTTATCTGGCCCAAGAAAGTCTTTTCCTTGAAGTTCCCTACCATCTTCCAATTGAATGGTCAAGCCTGCCTTTAATTGCCCTAAGAGCGGGCCATTTGGGACTCCTGCTTCCCGGGCCTTATCTATTAATAATTCACCAGCTGAATCGGCTTCTTCCACCCTAAAACCATAACTAGGAACAATATGGTCTAAAGTTGCATATTTAACCGTAAATTGCTGGTCTTCAAAAGCAATACCAGATTGGTCTAATTCCTGGTAATAAATTGGATAGGTTAGGCGGGTTTTGGATATTCCCAAACTCGTTTGAACATATTTTTTCACGCCTTTGGGTCCATAAATAGTTAAGGGAACATTTTCTCCACCTTGGAAGCTTCGGCTACTTAAGAAGCCGGGTAAACCATACATATGGTCACCATGAACATGGGAGATAAATATTTTAGTTACTTTTCTGGGTTTCAAAGTTGTTTTAAGAAACTGCTGTTGACTGCCTTCCCCACAATCAAACATCCACATTTCATTGCGCTCGTCTAATAATTTTAACAGGGTACAAGACACATTGCGGGCCTTGCTGGGTACTCCTGCACCAGTACCTAAAAAAGTTAACTCCATAAATATTCACCTAATCTAAAAATTCAAATTCATAGTCTAACAAGCGCACAATATCGCCTGATTTGGCTCCCTTTTCCCGCAACGCTTCGTCGACACCTTGTTTTTTCAAGCGACGAGCAAAGCGCATAGCACTTTCATCATATTCTAAGTTCGCCATCTTGAAATCTTTTTCTATGCGTCTACCGGACAGGATAAAAGTACCGTCACTATCCCGGTTAATATAGAAGTAAGGTTCCTCTTCCTCAATTTGATAATTGACGCTTTCCCTTTGATCTTCTACTGCCTTTTCTGCCTCTAGGGCTTCTCTTCGTTCGGTTTCTTCATCGATCAATACAGCGGTATGGTCCATCAAATCGTTAATCCCAGCATGGGTGAAGGCAGAAATAGGATAAATTTCAGGTACGCTTAAGTCAGGATAGTTGTCTGAAAAGTAAGTGTTTAACTTCTCTTTAAATTCTTCTAAGTATAAGACTGCTTCTGGAATGTCCATCTTATTTGCAACAATAATCGTCGGTCTAGCGATAAGCTCCTCATCGTAGTTGCTGAGTTCCTTGTTGATTTTTACATAATCCTCAAAAGGATCCCGGTTTTCATAAGCGCCCATATCAACCACATGTAAGATTACCTTTGTTCGTTCAATATGACGCAAAAATCGCATGCCAAGGCCAATTCCTTCCGAGGCGCCCTCAATTAGGCCGGGAAGGTCAGCTAAGACAAATTCCTCATGGTTTCTTGTCGTTACCACACCTAAATTAGGATTAATAGTAGTGAAATGATAGTCCCCTACCTTAGGCTTTGCTGCACTGACAACAGACAGCAAGGTCGATTTTCCGACTGATGGAAAACCGACTAAACCCGCATCCGCTAAAAGTTTTAATTCCAGCTGCAGGGTTCTCTCTTGGCCGGGCTCGCCATTTTCAGCGATTTCTGGGGCAGGATTATTATGAGTGGCAAATTTGATATTACCTCGTCCGCCACGACCTCCCTTAGCGACTATGAGCTCCTGACCGTCTTCCACTAAATCGCCAATCAAGTCACCTGTATCAAAGTCGCGAACTGTTGTTCCAGGAGGCACTGGGACGACTAAGTCATCTGCCCCACGTCCATAACGGCCCTTGGTCATTCCATTCTCTCCAGGCTTGGCCTTAAAGTGACGATTGTAGCGGAAATCAATCAGGGTTCTTAAGCCTTCATCCACCTTGAAAATCACATCACCGCCACGACCACCATCACCACCAGCGGGGCCTCCATCAGGACGGTATTTTTCACGGAGAAAGGCAACTAAACCATCGCCTCCCTTGCCGGCTTTAACCCATATTTTGGCATAATCATAAAATGTTGACATGGTCCCCCTCCTTTCAAAGTTTTTATATTATTACTTAGCTTGTAAGGCTTGGACATTATAATGCTTTGTGATCGCTTGGTCAATTAGGTTTAAGAGTGCTAAGCGGTTGTTGCGGATGTCTTGGTTATCGGTAAAGACCATGTTATCTTCAAAGAATTGAGTAATTATTGGCGTTAAAGCGGTAATTTCCTCATAAGCTTCTTCTACTCCTTCATCTAGTCTTAAATCCGACACCGCTTGGTAGAGATCACTTTCCGAATCGCTTTCAAATAAATCTTCGTTTACGAGGGGAAGTTCAACCTCTTCTTGGCTAACTTTAAGGATAATATTATTGATCCGTTGCCATGCTTCGACATTATCTTTATAGTCTTCGTCTTCTTTGTGAGCATTTAATAATTCAGCAGCCTGGATAATGGTTAATACATCGATATATTTAGCTTCCCTAGCGGCTTGAGAAATATCAAAGCGAATTTCCTTGTCAGCCAAGTTATTCTTAAGCCGGTCAGATAAGAATTGGATAATGGCCTGACTCAATTCGACTTGCTTATCTTGGTCAAAGTCATAAACCTGTTCAAAGATATCCTGCAAGGCTTGATGCCACTCTAAAGGTAAGTGTTCAGCTTCTAAGATCGCTAAAATACCAATCATTTGCCGTCTTAAGGCAAAGGGATCGTTAGAACCAGAAGGAATTTTTCCAATAGCAAAGAAAGAAATAATTGATTCTAATTTATCACTAATAGCAAATAGAAGACCTAGTGGACTTTGGGGAAGTTCGCTCGCGTTACCACTTGGTAAATAGTGTTCACGAATCGCTTTGGCAACTTGTGGGTCTTCTCCCGCTTTTTTAGCATAAATTTCCCCAATAATTCCTTGCAATTCACTAAATTCATCCACGATTTGAGTTACCAGGTCAAATTTATAGATAGAAGCGGTACGGTCGATTTCTTGGGTAAAGTCAGTGGCTAATTGCCCCGCAAAGACTTCATGCATGGCCCAGTTTTCATAGAGATAGTGAGCAATTTTTCCGGTTCTTTCCATTTTTTGTTTCATAGAACCGATCTCCGCATGGAAAGTCACATCGGTTAGCTTTTGAGCGAAATCATCAATAGCATGCTTTTGGTCTTCTTCTACAAAGAACATGGCATCTTCTAAACGAGCCACTAGCACCTTTTCGTTCCCATTTTTAACGGTTTCAATATGGTCATGGTTACCATTTCTTAAAGCTATGAAATGAGGCAATAACTTACCTTCTTGGTCTTCCACCGCAAAATAGCGTTGGTGTTCCCGCATACTTGTAATCAAGACAGGGGCTGGAAGAGATAAATATTTTTCATCAAAATCCCCTACAAAAGCTGTTGGATATTCAACAATTTGGGTCACTTCTTCGAGTAGATCTTGATCAAGTGGCACCTGATAATTATTTTCTTTGGCAAGGGCTTCAATTTGTTCCTTAATCATTTGTTTTCTCTTATCTTGATTAACAATGACAGCTGCTTTTTCCAGGCTTTCTTCATAAAGACTAGCATGACTGATTTCAACACTTTCATTATAGAGAAAACGATGACCGCGAGAAAGATTGCCAGCTTCAACCGCTAGGACATTAAAAGGAATAACCTCTTTATCTAATAGGGATACGATCCAGTGAACTGGACGGATATAGCGGAATTCGTGAGAATCCCAATGCATAGAGACAGGGAAATTCATCTCACTGACACAATTTTTAATATCTGCTAATACCTCTTCAACATTAAGGCCTTCAGAGCGCACGGTAACGTACGCATAGTCTTCGCCTTTTAATTCTTTAAAATAGATATCATCAACAGTTAGTCCCTTACCACGCGCAAACCCCATGGCCGCCTTGGTCCAATTCCCTGCGTCATCTTGGGCAATTCGTTTGGCCGGTCCTTTAGCTTCTTCTTCAAAAGTGCTTTGGCGGTCAGCCAATTCTTTTACTAAAACCGCAAAACGTCTCGGTGTAGCAAAAGTTTCAATCGAACCATAAGTTAAGCGATTTTCATCAAGAAATTTTTCGACCCGTTCTTGAAATTGCTTACTGATGCTACGAACATATTGGGCTGGCATTTCTTCTAAGCCGATTTCAATTAAATAGCTGTGATTATTCATGCTTACCGTCCTCCTTCAAATAGCTTTGGGCTTCTTCGCGTGATAATAAGGGGAAACCTAATTCTTTACGTTTTTCAACCATTAGACGTGCTACCCGTCTTGCCATGTGGCGAACCCGAGCCAAGTAAGCCGCACGGTCGGTCACTGACACAACGCCCCGGGCATCCAACAAATTAAAGGTATGTGAACATTTAAGGATATAGTCGTAGGCTGGGTGAACTAGGCCGTTATCGATCTGTTGATTGGCCTCTCTTTCATAGGCGTCAAAATTATTAAATAACATCTGTGTATCCGCCTTTTCAAAGGAATAAGTCGAATGTTCAAATTCAGGTTGTTTAAAGATTTCTCCGTATTTCACACCTCGAGACCATTCCAAATCATAGACGGAGTCTACTCCTTGAAGGTAGGAAGCAAGTCTTTCAATCCCATAAGTGAGCTCAGAAGTGGTCGGATAACAATCTAAACCACCCACTTGTTGGAAATAAGTAAATTGAGTGATTTCCATTCCATCTAACCAAACTTCCCAACCTAAACCAGCACAACCCATCGATGGGTTTTCCCAGTTATCTTCAACAAAACGAATATCATGCTTCAAAGGATCGATCCCTAAGCTCTTAAGACTTTCGATATAGAGTTCCTGAATATTATCAGGATTTGGTTTCATGACCACTTGATATTGATGGTGTTGGTAAAGACGGTTAGGGTTTTGACCGTAACGGCCATCGTCGGGACGCCGTGAAGGTTCTACATAACAGGCATTCCAAGGTTCTGGTCCAATAGCTCTTAAGAAAGTATATGGACTCATGGTCCCTGCACCTTTTTCGGTATCATAGGCATTTAACACTAAACACCCTTGATTAGACCAAAATTGATGCAAGGCAAGAATCATTTCCTGAACGGTTTTGGCAGTAGTTGTCATCTGACTTCCTCACTCTCATTTTTATTTCGAATCTGAAATTGACAATAGACTAATTTATGGGTTTTTGCTAGCAAAGAAAAACCCTATGTATACAAAAAGGTATACATAGGGACGATGGTTTCGCGGTTCCACCCTACTTCTAGCTCAGGCTAGCTCTTTTTTAATAATGCTCTAGTACGCCCTTCCAAGCTTTATCTGGCCTTTTCTCACTATCAAGGCTCACTTTGCAGATAGAAGACATGTACTCCTTACTAGTTATCACATTAGTATATTATCATACTTATAATACTTCACGACTTCTAAGCTAGTCAAGCGGATTAGAAAAATTCGCCAACTTATCGATAAAGCTTTTGCTTTTCAGGTGCAAGCCCACATATTCATCATATAAATCATCGATTGCTCGTCGAATCACGGCTTGACTTTGACTATTTAACTGAATACTTTCTAGCTTAGCAAAGTTAATTTGACTGAACAGCTTGACGAAATGTGCTGCTCGAGCTGGCCAATGGAGTCTTCTAGGATCCCTACCGAAATGCTTTTGGCACAATAGCCCATCAAAAGCAACTGAAAAATCAAAAATCCCCTGGTCCTCTTGACAGATTTGACAGGCATGCAATTGGGGCATGACCCCAAATTTAGCCAAGAGCTGAACTTCTAAAATATTAGAAATAATGGCGGGATTAAAACCTGTCTCAATCTTATCTAAAGCCTGTTCAAGTTGAGTAAAAAGTACCTGGTCGACTTCTCTATCCGGCATAGAGGCGTCCACTAAATGGCAGAGATAGCTGGCGTAAGCCATCGCTTCTAAATCACTCATGGTATGCTTGGGAAAAGTCATCGACTTGACTTCTTTAAGAAAGGAAAAGCCCCGATCATTGATCGTACCAATATATTCCGCCCTAACAAAGGCAAAGCTAGGTTGCTTCAACACATTATTAGGTTTATGAATATTACGAACAAAAAACATGCGCTTGCCATAGGGTTGAGTAAAAATCTTAACCAGCAAATCTTTTTCCTTATAGGGCCTTTGATAGAGAACAATCCCCGGAAAAGTTGCTTGATTGATGGTCATATTCTCACTCTTTCTAGCTACTCTTAAAGTTTATTAGTAATCGGTTTTTGGTCGGTAGCCAAAGTCATTGAGTAAATTACGTTTATCACGCCAATGGGGTTGGACTTTTACCCATAATTCCAGAAAGGCCTTAGAACCCAGCAAGGTCTCTATCTCACGACGGGCATTGGATCCAATTCTCTTAATCATTGAACCATTTTTCCCGATAATAATTCCCTTTTGGCTCTTACGCTCAACAATAATATTGGCATAAACATGAACCTTATCATACTCATCTTTTTGCATTTTGTCGACGGTTACCGCCACCGAATGAGGGATCTCTTCACGGGTTAATTGCAAAATTTGTTCCCGAATCATTTCACTGACAACAAAATATTCAGGGTGGTCAGTGACTTGATCTTCAGGGTAATATTGCGGACCAAGTGGCATTTCCTTAGTTAATTCCTTGAGCAATTGGTCCACATTATCCCCTGTTAAAGCAGATAAGGGAATAATTTGATCAAAGATATCCTT
The nucleotide sequence above comes from Aerococcus urinae. Encoded proteins:
- a CDS encoding SDR family NAD(P)-dependent oxidoreductase, whose product is MPLNDKDRQGQWALITGASSGIGRATAIALAKAGYSLLLTARHQERLEESKQLCLEAGARAVDIFPADLNDLETIDRLVHYAFERYSIRIVVHSAGLGYFERVIRQSDAHTLEQINTNLLSAIYLCQRIAIAMLDQGLSKTYLVILASIAARIQTAGNASYAASKAGLLAFANGLRQELWSTPIQVMTVLPGPVKTAFFDQADPSGQFIQAVDAFTVEAGEVAQAICQGIKRNKMEVVVPNYYACINKVLSLSVPLGYRLIHWTMSRIKSR
- the rnz gene encoding ribonuclease Z, which gives rise to MELTFLGTGAGVPSKARNVSCTLLKLLDERNEMWMFDCGEGSQQQFLKTTLKPRKVTKIFISHVHGDHMYGLPGFLSSRSFQGGENVPLTIYGPKGVKKYVQTSLGISKTRLTYPIYYQELDQSGIAFEDQQFTVKYATLDHIVPSYGFRVEEADSAGELLIDKAREAGVPNGPLLGQLKAGLTIQLEDGRELQGKDFLGPDKRGKIVSIYGDTRYCQAGIDLAQNADVLVHEATFEAGEEKMAHDYYHSTASQAAMVAKKAGAKQLYLTHISARYVGAMAKELQKGAEKIFPASKVVKDFDSYAIK
- the obgE gene encoding GTPase ObgE; this translates as MSTFYDYAKIWVKAGKGGDGLVAFLREKYRPDGGPAGGDGGRGGDVIFKVDEGLRTLIDFRYNRHFKAKPGENGMTKGRYGRGADDLVVPVPPGTTVRDFDTGDLIGDLVEDGQELIVAKGGRGGRGNIKFATHNNPAPEIAENGEPGQERTLQLELKLLADAGLVGFPSVGKSTLLSVVSAAKPKVGDYHFTTINPNLGVVTTRNHEEFVLADLPGLIEGASEGIGLGMRFLRHIERTKVILHVVDMGAYENRDPFEDYVKINKELSNYDEELIARPTIIVANKMDIPEAVLYLEEFKEKLNTYFSDNYPDLSVPEIYPISAFTHAGINDLMDHTAVLIDEETERREALEAEKAVEDQRESVNYQIEEEEPYFYINRDSDGTFILSGRRIEKDFKMANLEYDESAMRFARRLKKQGVDEALREKGAKSGDIVRLLDYEFEFLD
- the glyS gene encoding glycine--tRNA ligase subunit beta — translated: MNNHSYLIEIGLEEMPAQYVRSISKQFQERVEKFLDENRLTYGSIETFATPRRFAVLVKELADRQSTFEEEAKGPAKRIAQDDAGNWTKAAMGFARGKGLTVDDIYFKELKGEDYAYVTVRSEGLNVEEVLADIKNCVSEMNFPVSMHWDSHEFRYIRPVHWIVSLLDKEVIPFNVLAVEAGNLSRGHRFLYNESVEISHASLYEESLEKAAVIVNQDKRKQMIKEQIEALAKENNYQVPLDQDLLEEVTQIVEYPTAFVGDFDEKYLSLPAPVLITSMREHQRYFAVEDQEGKLLPHFIALRNGNHDHIETVKNGNEKVLVARLEDAMFFVEEDQKHAIDDFAQKLTDVTFHAEIGSMKQKMERTGKIAHYLYENWAMHEVFAGQLATDFTQEIDRTASIYKFDLVTQIVDEFSELQGIIGEIYAKKAGEDPQVAKAIREHYLPSGNASELPQSPLGLLFAISDKLESIISFFAIGKIPSGSNDPFALRRQMIGILAILEAEHLPLEWHQALQDIFEQVYDFDQDKQVELSQAIIQFLSDRLKNNLADKEIRFDISQAAREAKYIDVLTIIQAAELLNAHKEDEDYKDNVEAWQRINNIILKVSQEEVELPLVNEDLFESDSESDLYQAVSDLRLDEGVEEAYEEITALTPIITQFFEDNMVFTDNQDIRNNRLALLNLIDQAITKHYNVQALQAK
- the glyQ gene encoding glycine--tRNA ligase subunit alpha — translated: MTTTAKTVQEMILALHQFWSNQGCLVLNAYDTEKGAGTMSPYTFLRAIGPEPWNACYVEPSRRPDDGRYGQNPNRLYQHHQYQVVMKPNPDNIQELYIESLKSLGIDPLKHDIRFVEDNWENPSMGCAGLGWEVWLDGMEITQFTYFQQVGGLDCYPTTSELTYGIERLASYLQGVDSVYDLEWSRGVKYGEIFKQPEFEHSTYSFEKADTQMLFNNFDAYEREANQQIDNGLVHPAYDYILKCSHTFNLLDARGVVSVTDRAAYLARVRHMARRVARLMVEKRKELGFPLLSREEAQSYLKEDGKHE
- the recO gene encoding DNA repair protein RecO: MTINQATFPGIVLYQRPYKEKDLLVKIFTQPYGKRMFFVRNIHKPNNVLKQPSFAFVRAEYIGTINDRGFSFLKEVKSMTFPKHTMSDLEAMAYASYLCHLVDASMPDREVDQVLFTQLEQALDKIETGFNPAIISNILEVQLLAKFGVMPQLHACQICQEDQGIFDFSVAFDGLLCQKHFGRDPRRLHWPARAAHFVKLFSQINFAKLESIQLNSQSQAVIRRAIDDLYDEYVGLHLKSKSFIDKLANFSNPLD
- the era gene encoding GTPase Era, with protein sequence MFNQNNYHSGFVAIVGRPNVGKSTLLNHIIGQKVAIMSDKAQTTRNKIHAIYTTDEVQIVFIDTPGIHKPKHELGEYMVKSAYSALDEVEVILMLVNSTEKIGPGDRFIMEKIAAYDTPKILAVNKIDQLDKEDLAAYLESIPNKDIFDQIIPLSALTGDNVDQLLKELTKEMPLGPQYYPEDQVTDHPEYFVVSEMIREQILQLTREEIPHSVAVTVDKMQKDEYDKVHVYANIIVERKSQKGIIIGKNGSMIKRIGSNARREIETLLGSKAFLELWVKVQPHWRDKRNLLNDFGYRPKTDY